One segment of Rutidosis leptorrhynchoides isolate AG116_Rl617_1_P2 unplaced genomic scaffold, CSIRO_AGI_Rlap_v1 contig599, whole genome shotgun sequence DNA contains the following:
- the LOC139884754 gene encoding uncharacterized protein, with protein sequence MGMDIVNQENNDPGRRNRLWWYYDVLDVLSSNMGDCVIKAIVLEPAGMKEICINANAFTKMRRLRLLIMHNLTFQGPICLPNWLRWFEWPSALSIPKFFSGPKKLVRLNLHEGNMTIVPKQLKDFQNLTYVNFSKCESLALMPDLSCTPNLQELDLHGCKNLVEAHESIAYHDKLQVLNLYGCSELSFFPNVLKSKNLKDLDLGNCTKFERFPDIPYKLEGLKELNLLGTAIKELPASIENLVSLERMCLDFCKNLISLPSIIYKLQNIENLELRNCTNLIEFPKYEDSADPCMKIGLSNLRLLSLSECNLSEVDITNLPTSINKRDHLSILRVSNCHQLQEIPELSPSLISLWADNCESVQTNEDLTSIHDFVPRRLTMAKISASRQYDDDSNICIPGQEIPKWIIPVEEDSISFMVSKDLYDKFLGLTLCLVVNNDKQKETALYCMDSHVNGISLGYPRRLYSQLEDNLKVEIRDNSLIDLPFLYKVVLESTNPEAESSVMHEGSSIETDLQEDLQDCQMSAEEQSQIVIKRNHELFSHEACEPRPCERLIRLAEMSMAVFGRCLCCLNDREPS encoded by the exons ATGGGTATGGATATTGTGAACCAAGAAAACAATGACCCCGGAAGACGCAATAGACTATGGTGGTATTATGATGTTCTTGATGTTTTGTCAAGCAACATG GGAGATTGTGTCATAAAAGCCATAGTGTTGGAGCCAGCTGGGATGAAAGAGATATGTATCAATGCTAATGCTTTTACAAAAATGAGAAGGTTGAGATTGCTCATCATGCACAATCTTACTTTCCAGGGTCCCATTTGTCTTCCAAATTGGCTAAGATGGTTTGAATGGCCTAGTGCTCTCTCGATTCCAAAATTTTTCTCTGGTCCTAAGAAATTAGTGAGACTTAATCTGCATGAAGGCAACATGACAATAGTGCCAAAACAACTTAAG GACttccaaaatttgacctatgttaATTTCAGTAAATGTGAGTCGTTGGCTCTTATGCCTGACCTCTCATGTACTCCAAATCTCCAAGAATTGGATCTCCATGGTTGCAAAAACTTGGTAGAAGCCCACGAGTCGATTGCATATCATGATAAGTTACAAGTGTTGAATTTATATGGGTGCTCTGAACTTAGTTTTTTTCCAAATGTGCTCAAGTCAAAAAACCTCAAAGACCTTGATCTTGGTAATTGCACAAAATTTGAAAGGTTCCCTGATATTCCATATAAGCTTGAAGGCCTCAAAGAGCTTAATTTACTAGGGACCGCTATTAAAGAACTTCCTGCATCAATAGAAAATCTTGTCTCTTTGGAGAGAATGTGTTTAGATTTTTGCAAGAACCTGATAAGTCTTCCTTCGATCATCTACAAGTTACAAAACATTGAGAACTTGGAACTTCGCAATTGCACAAACTTAATTGAGTTTCCGAAGTACGAGGATTCCGCTGATCCGTGCATGAAGATCGGACTTTCAAATTTACGCTTGTTAAGCCTTTCGGAATGTAATCTGTCTGAAGTCGA TATTACTAATCTTCCTACATCCATCAATAAACGTGATCATTTGTCCATATTGAGAGTTTCAAATTGCCATCAATTACAAGAGATTCCTGAACTTTCACCATCTCTTATTAGTCTTTGGGCAGATAATTGTGAATCCGTGCAAACAAATGAGGATTTAACTTCAATTCATGATTTTGTCCCTAGACGGTTGACCATGGCTAAGATTTCGGCAAGCAGACAG TATGATGAtgattccaatatttgtatccctggACAAGAGATACCAAAGTGGATCATCCCTGTTGAAGAGGATTCCATATCTTTCATGGTTTCAAAGGACTTGTATGACAAATTTCTTGGATTGACTCTTTGTCTAGTTGTCAATAATGACAAACAAAAAGAGACAGCCTTATATTGTATGGATTCACATGTTAACGGCATAAGCCTAGGCTACCCTAGACGACTGTATTCG CAATTAGAGGACAATTTAAAGGTTGAGATTCGAGACAATTCGCTAATTGATCTACCTTTCCTCTACAAGGTTGTTCTTGAATCAACAAATCCAGAAGCCGAGAGTTCAGTTATGCATGAAGGTAGTTCAATCGAAACAGATCTACAAGAGGACTTGCAAGATTGTCAAATGAGCGCTGAGGAACAAAGTCAAATAGTAATAAAGAGAAATCATGAGCTTTTCTCCCACGAGGCATGCGAACCCAGACCATGTGAACGTCTAATTCGATTGGCAGAGATGAGTATGGCTGTATTTGGTCGCTGCCTTTGTTGTTTGAATGATCGAGAACCTAGCTGA
- the LOC139884753 gene encoding TMV resistance protein N-like, with protein MLMKAIEESCIAIVVYSKNYASSRWCLKELVKIMECKEQKNLTVLPMFYKVDPKEVRGSRKSYQRALAKHEFNLRKDLEKVKRWRKALFDAGNLSGWHLNDGDESEHIQNIVKKISTDLDRIPLHVAEHLVGIESRVIKLKSMLNLESQGSCFLEHVRETSKACRGLVTLQESLLNDILLPQQILKVSNVDGGINLIQHRLRRKRVLLILDDVDDLHQLHALAGEGKWFGNGSRVIVTTTDIHLLTYLGIDQDHVYEVRALNYSEANELLSKHAFSTHQKSKIKTNLVDSVLNHAKGLPLALEVLGSFLCSRRESEWESTLDKISTAPNKYINAMLKISYEGLEANEKEIFLHIT; from the exons ATGCTTATGAAGGCCATCGAAGAATCATGCATCGCAATTGTTGTTTACTCTAAGAACTACGCTTCCTCAAGGTGGTGCTTGAAAGAGTTGGTGAAGATTATGGAGTGCAAGGAGCAAAAGAACCTCACTGTACTACCAATGTTTTATAAAGTTGACCCCAAAGAAGTGAGAGGGAGCAGAAAGAGTTATCAAAGAGCTTTGGCTAAGCACGAGTTCAACCTCAGGAAGGATTTGGAGAAAGTGAAGAGATGGAGGAAAGCTCTTTTTGACGCTGGTAACTTGTCCGGGTGGCATTTGAACGATGG AGACGAGTCGGAGCATATACAAAATATTGTGAAGAAAATCTCCACTGACTTAGACCGAATTCCTTTGCATGTTGCTGAGCATCTAGTTGGGATAGAGTCTCGAGTAATTAAGTTGAAATCGATGTTAAACCTTGAGTCTCAAG GTTCCTGTTTTTTGGAACATGTTCGAGAAACTTCAAAAGCTTGCAGGGGTTTAGTCACTTTGCAAGAGTCATTACTAAATGATATATTACTACCGCAACAAATATTGAAAGTGTCCAATGTGGATGGAGGTATTAATCTAATACAACATAGACTTCGGCGCAAGAGAGTTCTCCTCATTCTTGATGATGTGGATGACTTGCACCAGTTACATGCTTTAGCAGGAGAAGGCAAGTGGTTTGGTAATGGGAGTAGGGTCATTGTTACTACAACAGATATTCATTTGCTAACTTATCTTGGGATAGATCAGGATCATGTGTATGAAGTTAGAGCATTGAATTACAGTGAAGCTAATGAGCTGCTTAGTAAGCATGCTTTTTCAACACACCAAAAATCGAAAATCAAGACAAATCTAGTGGATAGTGTTTTGAATCATGCTAAAGGCCTTCCTTTAGCACTTGAGGTGCTAGGCTCCTTCTTATGCAGTAGAAGAGAAAGTGAATGGGAAAGTACACTGGATAAAATTTCTACAGCTCCTAACAAATACATCAATGCTATGCTCAAAATAAGTTATGAAGGACTAGAGGCAAATGAGAAAGAGATTTTTCTCCACATTACATAA